The following proteins come from a genomic window of Nostoc sp. TCL26-01:
- a CDS encoding RAMP superfamily CRISPR-associated protein codes for MTRTPPQPPRKPTPRDSSNPELPPKPYEFVTFPPERPNLQRPVGHDKYLSDRLHGTLYLTLKVQTSLHVSTGIVAMGSDVGGKIPLIKTMVQGVDQKLSIQGSSLKGCIRSVYEAITNSTLAVITSRYRDKIPPERLPCGNKEKLCPASRVFGALNWQGLLDFNDAQCESIGFTTGFMPSLYRPRPEASAVYFIRGRVAGRKFYYHTIRAIDKGQNSGIPVQQAGREYIFKTQLNFKNLLPEELGTLLIVLGQDTQHPIALKVGGGKPIGMGTMTVSIDKIQQSKDLKKRYSSYQLSESDELTGEKLAQFKQTNMQAAHSHLVQKKQLEELTAILRYPTDREPPSGMY; via the coding sequence ATGACAAGAACCCCTCCCCAACCACCGAGAAAACCAACTCCTAGAGATTCATCTAACCCAGAACTACCACCCAAACCGTATGAATTTGTTACTTTCCCTCCAGAACGTCCCAACTTACAGCGTCCTGTGGGACATGATAAATATTTGAGCGATCGCCTACACGGTACACTGTATCTTACGCTCAAAGTGCAGACATCTCTCCATGTCTCCACAGGTATAGTTGCAATGGGTAGCGATGTAGGGGGCAAAATTCCCTTAATTAAAACAATGGTACAAGGAGTTGACCAAAAACTCTCCATTCAAGGCAGTTCCCTCAAAGGCTGTATCCGGTCTGTATATGAAGCCATAACTAACAGTACACTAGCAGTGATTACTTCTAGATATAGAGATAAAATCCCTCCAGAACGCCTACCTTGTGGGAATAAAGAAAAACTTTGTCCAGCCAGTCGAGTATTCGGTGCATTAAATTGGCAAGGTTTGCTAGATTTTAATGATGCCCAGTGTGAAAGCATCGGCTTTACCACCGGATTTATGCCTTCCCTATACCGTCCTCGTCCAGAAGCAAGTGCTGTATACTTCATTCGGGGTAGGGTCGCTGGACGTAAGTTTTATTATCACACAATTAGAGCCATTGATAAAGGACAGAATTCTGGTATTCCTGTACAACAAGCAGGTAGAGAATATATTTTTAAAACCCAGTTAAATTTTAAGAACTTACTCCCAGAAGAATTAGGAACATTATTAATTGTATTAGGACAAGATACTCAACATCCCATCGCCTTAAAAGTGGGTGGTGGTAAACCCATCGGCATGGGAACAATGACAGTGAGTATAGACAAAATTCAACAATCAAAAGATTTAAAAAAAAGATATTCATCCTATCAACTCAGCGAATCTGATGAACTAACAGGAGAAAAATTAGCCCAATTTAAACAGACAAATATGCAAGCAGCACACTCACATTTAGTGCAGAAAAAACAACTAGAAGAATTAACAGCCATCCTCCGCTATCCCACCGACAGAGAACCCCCATCAGGAATGTATTAA
- a CDS encoding type II toxin-antitoxin system HigB family toxin — MHVISYKILREYVEIHPDCQDALSNWYKVASKAKWSNLVEVQQIFSQAEAVSNFTVFNIKGNKYRLIVNINYLKQLIYIKYILTHAEYDKEEWKNDPYF, encoded by the coding sequence ATGCACGTTATCAGTTATAAAATATTAAGAGAGTATGTCGAAATTCATCCAGATTGTCAAGATGCTCTTAGCAACTGGTATAAAGTCGCTAGTAAAGCTAAATGGTCAAACTTAGTCGAGGTACAACAAATATTTTCTCAAGCTGAAGCTGTTAGTAATTTTACAGTTTTCAATATCAAAGGGAATAAATATCGATTGATTGTTAATATAAATTATCTGAAGCAATTAATTTATATTAAATATATTCTCACTCATGCTGAATACGACAAGGAAGAATGGAAAAATGACCCTTACTTCTAA
- a CDS encoding type II toxin-antitoxin system HigA family antitoxin, which yields MTLTSNTEKCKKLLSTYRSQIIKTEAENEAALAIVQELIHRELSFEEDELLQLLIILIENFEREYYQLDEPINSQSMLLFLLEQSEKTREDLEVFLGSKTLLDKILNGQHKITPEQAQKLGDFFHVEPSLFTETSTLPN from the coding sequence ATGACCCTTACTTCTAATACAGAAAAATGTAAAAAATTACTAAGCACTTATCGTTCTCAAATTATCAAGACTGAAGCTGAGAATGAAGCAGCTTTGGCAATTGTACAAGAGTTAATACACCGAGAACTCAGTTTTGAAGAAGATGAGTTATTGCAACTCCTAATTATTTTAATTGAAAATTTTGAGCGAGAATATTATCAACTTGATGAGCCAATTAATTCTCAATCAATGCTTTTGTTTCTTTTAGAACAATCCGAGAAAACTAGAGAAGATTTAGAAGTGTTTTTAGGCTCAAAAACTTTGCTGGATAAAATTTTAAATGGACAACACAAAATCACCCCAGAACAAGCGCAAAAACTGGGAGATTTTTTTCATGTTGAACCAAGCTTATTCACAGAAACTTCCACACTACCCAACTGA
- a CDS encoding transcriptional regulator produces the protein MRTKPYSELRKRMTPEQRAKNATRAQMMLLHLNLLELKESLELTNNSLENDLTTFESTIAELETQEDIQVFALSRCLKAFGGSLKLVAKFPNQEIVLAQFE, from the coding sequence ATGAGAACCAAGCCTTATAGCGAATTGCGAAAGCGAATGACACCTGAGCAAAGGGCTAAGAATGCAACTCGCGCTCAGATGATGCTGCTTCATCTTAACCTTCTGGAACTGAAGGAGTCTTTAGAACTGACAAACAATAGTTTAGAAAACGACCTGACAACTTTTGAGTCTACTATTGCTGAATTAGAAACCCAAGAGGATATTCAAGTATTTGCACTCTCTCGTTGTCTTAAAGCTTTTGGTGGAAGTCTTAAACTCGTGGCTAAGTTCCCTAATCAAGAGATTGTTTTGGCTCAATTTGAGTAA
- the cas6 gene encoding CRISPR-associated endoribonuclease Cas6, with the protein MARILKKKVNHQTTQLNWSSTTELVGLEFELVTKVDVSLYPQYTIGLHAWFLDQVRSTDPELSAYLHDGESEKPFTISALDGELVSSGKQLKLLANKTYRWYVTALSNRLIQWLAEWINNLPSEVSLRNAPLQIIACHVIFLPTTYEQLLNSPLEQTLALHFLSPTSFRRKGHHLPLPVPVNIFHSYLRRWNDFAGTPIDQDSFLAWVDDCVLITRHQIASAKVLAGKKGAVTGFTGAVEFSLTKEASQQPEFCQLFSALGKLAPYCGTGHKTTFGLGQTRWGWSSKVVVDVPDVQSLLANRIEELTEIFTAQRKRTGGDRAIEVASKWATILARREMGESLQLVAQDLQMPYETVKTYAKLARKALKVE; encoded by the coding sequence ATGGCTCGCATTCTCAAAAAAAAAGTTAATCATCAGACAACTCAACTCAACTGGTCATCAACAACGGAATTAGTAGGACTAGAATTTGAGTTAGTGACAAAAGTTGATGTTTCCCTGTATCCTCAATATACAATTGGACTCCACGCCTGGTTTCTTGACCAAGTACGTTCCACAGACCCAGAACTCTCAGCTTACCTCCATGATGGTGAGTCAGAAAAACCTTTTACTATCTCTGCATTAGATGGGGAATTAGTCAGTAGTGGTAAACAGTTAAAACTTTTGGCTAATAAAACATATCGTTGGTATGTCACAGCTTTGTCGAATCGACTAATACAATGGTTGGCAGAATGGATAAACAACTTACCATCAGAGGTAAGTCTGCGTAATGCACCTCTACAGATTATCGCTTGTCATGTGATTTTTTTACCCACAACTTATGAGCAGTTACTCAATTCGCCATTAGAACAGACTCTAGCTTTACATTTTTTAAGTCCTACAAGTTTTCGGCGCAAAGGTCATCACTTACCGCTACCAGTTCCTGTAAATATTTTCCATAGTTATCTGCGTCGTTGGAATGACTTTGCTGGTACGCCAATTGACCAAGATAGTTTCTTAGCTTGGGTAGATGATTGTGTACTGATTACCCGTCACCAAATCGCCTCAGCAAAAGTGCTAGCGGGGAAGAAAGGTGCAGTCACAGGTTTTACAGGTGCAGTGGAATTTAGTTTGACGAAGGAAGCATCCCAGCAACCGGAGTTTTGTCAATTATTTTCTGCTTTGGGGAAGTTAGCGCCATACTGCGGTACTGGACATAAAACTACCTTTGGTTTAGGTCAAACGCGCTGGGGTTGGTCTTCAAAGGTGGTAGTCGATGTTCCAGATGTGCAGAGTTTGCTAGCTAACCGCATTGAGGAGTTAACAGAAATTTTCACAGCACAACGCAAACGTACAGGAGGCGATCGCGCGATCGAGGTAGCATCAAAATGGGCTACTATCCTAGCACGGCGGGAAATGGGTGAGTCTTTGCAACTGGTAGCGCAAGATTTACAAATGCCTTATGAAACGGTGAAGACTTACGCCAAGCTGGCGCGCAAGGCTTTGAAGGTGGAGTAA
- a CDS encoding NACHT domain-containing NTPase produces the protein MNLKYACGGYLCNPEEDWGHIYNPDLVAFDTILEKPCLVLLGEAGMGKTTAAKQAYSQISQRLSGSEDVCLWFRLGDYESDKDLCDAIFQDETFQAWRRGKHKLYLFLDSLDEGLLSIHKLVIILKREIEKLPCDRLYFRITCRTADWKDSLEQKLKDKWGEANVRIYQLAPLLRENVIEEANKRGINSDDFLREVSNKNAIPLAIKPITLKFLLGIYQNGRFPSSQKDLYEEGCLQMCEEVNPDRCDSGNIGSLNAKKRLIIASRIAALLLFSNKSAIWINPEYGDMPKTDIAIRDLCIGKENIEQQEFFLDENCIKTEILSITELFSSRGTHRIGFAHQTYAEFLAAWYLYYHQTPLDRIMKLFVSSEDTEGKLIPQLHETAAWLASMRTDVLHGIMKTDPDVLLRSDITSASDNDKFSLVESLLKLHNDEKLTYQYNNWLYQNLNHPKLLDQLLPYIYYSTKSINARSVAIDIAEACNVKDVQEYLANVALAPQEHDWVRINAAVAVCNLGDEKTKAKLKPLAVAKIQNDVEEQLKGCGLRAVWPGNITAEELFNTLIQPVSKSIGGRYQDFIAKELGEHLQTSDLTVALRWLEKQVTRRDLGYPFGELSDAIMMKAWEHLNEPEVMQAFARVAFSRLKNHDEIVYENPYKTISFSQVLKDDIQKRRQLIESIISTIPELDKEPSWLLGYRTAIVFEEDFIWLIECLQQSENEHYQNIWAKLIRWHFRRPELNFEHLDAVLTASETNLILRKEFESLIEAIDLNSLRAQQEQARYLEEQEELDKDGKQPLLEPPPKERVLEILNKIEAGQPNLWCSLCFELTLEANSTHYGDLLRSNLTNLPGWIEAEDSTKERIINAARVYLRDGDPENQVWLGTNNFRYSALLGYQALILLRQQTRNFIFSLSAEEWQKWTAIILAYPDWGKTEYREYRQEFIKQAYQNAPSEFLKVLMLLIDKHNREHGDIHIQNLIVNCWDENLAKAIFNKVQDEKLTAKSLGSLLEDLLKYGFIEAKAFAESLITLPLPSSTEERAKAVVAAKALILYTQDASWSVIWPAIQQDTAFGREVMEKITFSVEYSGSIEQRLPEQYIADLYIFLTKQYPDSDNKKQNSSEDEQVTGIEAYLVTPQDSIKTWKNYIPQRLQERGTPQGCEALRKIIRELPELKDKLQWRLLEAETLARRQTWQPFKPEEIFQIVSNQIESQTTQIQAGVFIMQGSDNPIINFNNTVNAANINSTIYGDQIQHNYAHEQNLIDAFDEIQQIFNRFTENYQPSTEAEKQELITTAVEQVKQNLTLMKRVEIGGKAFIFEALQKASDQWWVSPFVKAIEAGIKGE, from the coding sequence GTGAATCTCAAATACGCTTGCGGCGGTTATTTATGTAATCCTGAAGAAGATTGGGGACATATATATAATCCTGATTTGGTTGCTTTTGATACTATATTAGAAAAGCCTTGTTTAGTCCTGCTAGGTGAAGCTGGTATGGGTAAAACTACAGCAGCTAAACAAGCATATTCTCAAATAAGTCAGAGACTTAGTGGTTCAGAAGATGTATGTTTGTGGTTTAGACTTGGTGATTATGAATCAGACAAGGATCTGTGTGATGCAATCTTCCAAGACGAAACGTTTCAAGCTTGGCGCAGAGGAAAACATAAACTATATCTTTTTTTGGATAGCCTAGATGAGGGATTACTTTCCATACATAAACTTGTCATCATTCTCAAGCGTGAAATAGAAAAGCTCCCTTGCGATCGCTTGTATTTTCGGATCACTTGCAGGACAGCTGATTGGAAGGATAGCTTAGAGCAGAAACTAAAAGATAAATGGGGAGAAGCTAATGTTAGGATATATCAGCTAGCTCCTCTACTACGAGAAAATGTAATTGAAGAGGCGAATAAGCGTGGTATAAACTCTGACGATTTTTTACGAGAAGTTTCCAACAAAAATGCTATTCCTCTTGCTATCAAGCCAATAACGTTAAAATTTCTTCTGGGTATTTATCAAAACGGGCGGTTTCCTTCTTCTCAGAAAGATTTGTACGAAGAAGGTTGTTTACAAATGTGTGAAGAGGTTAACCCTGATCGCTGTGATTCAGGCAATATTGGCAGTTTAAATGCCAAAAAACGACTAATTATTGCAAGTAGAATTGCTGCATTACTTCTATTTTCTAATAAGTCTGCTATCTGGATCAATCCAGAATATGGAGATATGCCTAAAACCGATATTGCTATTCGGGATTTGTGTATAGGTAAAGAAAACATTGAGCAGCAAGAGTTTTTCTTGGATGAAAACTGCATTAAAACAGAGATCTTATCTATTACTGAGTTATTTTCTTCACGTGGGACGCATCGAATTGGTTTTGCTCATCAGACTTATGCTGAATTTCTGGCTGCATGGTATTTATATTATCATCAAACACCTTTAGATAGGATAATGAAACTGTTTGTTTCATCTGAAGATACTGAAGGTAAATTAATCCCACAGCTTCATGAAACAGCAGCATGGCTAGCTAGCATGAGGACTGATGTACTTCACGGAATTATGAAGACTGATCCTGATGTGCTATTGCGAAGTGATATTACCAGTGCTAGTGATAATGATAAATTTTCCCTGGTTGAATCTCTTCTAAAACTACACAATGATGAAAAATTAACATACCAATATAATAATTGGCTATACCAAAATCTAAATCATCCTAAATTACTTGATCAGCTTCTACCTTATATTTACTATTCAACAAAGAGTATTAATGCTCGGAGTGTAGCAATAGATATTGCAGAAGCCTGTAATGTCAAAGATGTACAGGAATATCTTGCTAATGTTGCACTTGCTCCTCAGGAACATGATTGGGTTCGCATCAATGCAGCAGTGGCAGTTTGCAATCTTGGTGATGAGAAAACTAAAGCAAAATTAAAACCTTTAGCAGTTGCGAAAATCCAAAATGATGTAGAAGAACAGCTAAAAGGCTGTGGACTTCGAGCAGTTTGGCCAGGAAATATCACGGCAGAAGAGTTGTTTAACACATTAATACAGCCAGTATCTAAATCTATTGGTGGGCGATATCAGGACTTTATAGCAAAAGAGCTTGGAGAACATCTTCAAACATCTGATTTAACAGTAGCTTTAAGATGGCTAGAAAAACAAGTGACTAGGCGTGACTTAGGTTATCCCTTTGGAGAGTTATCAGATGCAATTATGATGAAAGCTTGGGAGCATCTGAATGAACCAGAAGTAATGCAAGCATTTGCTAGAGTTGCTTTTTCAAGGTTAAAAAATCACGATGAAATTGTTTATGAGAATCCGTATAAAACAATATCTTTTAGCCAGGTTTTAAAAGATGATATTCAAAAGCGTCGTCAACTCATAGAGTCAATTATCTCTACAATTCCAGAATTAGACAAAGAGCCTTCGTGGTTACTTGGCTACAGAACAGCGATAGTTTTTGAGGAAGATTTTATATGGTTAATTGAATGTCTTCAACAATCAGAAAATGAGCACTATCAAAACATTTGGGCAAAATTGATACGGTGGCATTTTAGACGACCTGAATTGAATTTTGAGCATTTGGATGCTGTACTTACAGCGAGCGAAACCAACTTAATTTTGAGAAAAGAGTTTGAATCTCTTATCGAAGCAATTGATTTAAACTCACTAAGAGCGCAGCAGGAACAGGCAAGATATCTGGAAGAACAGGAAGAGCTAGACAAAGACGGTAAGCAACCTCTTTTAGAACCTCCACCGAAGGAAAGAGTACTGGAGATTTTGAATAAGATTGAAGCTGGTCAGCCTAATCTTTGGTGTTCTTTATGTTTTGAATTAACTCTTGAAGCTAATAGTACCCATTATGGTGATCTATTACGCTCTAATCTGACAAATCTTCCTGGTTGGATTGAGGCAGAAGATTCAACCAAAGAAAGGATTATAAACGCTGCTAGAGTTTATTTGCGTGATGGTGATCCAGAAAATCAAGTTTGGCTGGGGACAAATAATTTTCGCTATTCTGCATTATTAGGTTATCAAGCATTAATTTTATTGCGACAACAAACCCGAAACTTTATTTTTTCTCTGTCTGCTGAGGAATGGCAAAAGTGGACAGCAATAATTCTTGCATATCCTGACTGGGGAAAAACTGAATATCGGGAGTATCGTCAGGAATTCATTAAACAAGCTTATCAAAATGCTCCTAGTGAATTTCTCAAGGTATTGATGTTATTAATTGATAAACATAACCGGGAACACGGGGATATTCACATTCAGAACTTAATAGTAAATTGTTGGGATGAAAATTTAGCTAAAGCAATTTTCAATAAAGTTCAAGATGAAAAATTAACTGCTAAAAGTTTAGGTTCTTTACTCGAAGATTTACTTAAATATGGATTTATTGAAGCTAAAGCATTTGCAGAATCTCTAATTACTTTACCGCTTCCAAGCAGTACTGAGGAAAGAGCAAAAGCAGTTGTAGCAGCAAAAGCACTCATACTCTATACACAAGATGCTAGTTGGTCAGTTATTTGGCCTGCTATTCAGCAAGATACTGCATTTGGTCGAGAAGTTATGGAAAAGATAACATTCTCAGTTGAATATAGTGGAAGCATAGAGCAGCGTTTACCTGAGCAATACATAGCAGATTTATATATCTTTCTCACTAAGCAATATCCTGACTCAGATAACAAAAAGCAAAACAGTTCTGAGGATGAACAAGTAACGGGTATTGAAGCATATTTAGTAACACCACAAGATAGTATTAAAACATGGAAAAACTATATTCCACAGCGTCTACAAGAACGTGGGACTCCTCAAGGGTGTGAAGCACTTCGCAAAATTATTCGTGAACTTCCAGAATTAAAAGATAAATTGCAATGGAGATTACTGGAGGCTGAGACTTTAGCTCGTCGCCAAACATGGCAACCCTTTAAACCAGAAGAGATTTTCCAAATTGTAAGTAATCAAATAGAGTCTCAAACTACACAAATTCAAGCAGGAGTATTTATTATGCAAGGTTCAGACAACCCAATCATCAACTTTAATAATACTGTGAACGCTGCTAATATCAACAGCACTATCTATGGAGATCAGATTCAACACAATTATGCTCATGAACAAAATTTAATAGATGCTTTTGATGAAATTCAGCAAATCTTCAACCGCTTTACAGAAAATTATCAACCCTCAACTGAAGCTGAAAAACAAGAACTGATCACAACAGCAGTGGAACAAGTAAAACAAAACCTAACTTTGATGAAACGTGTAGAAATTGGAGGAAAAGCATTTATATTTGAGGCACTTCAGAAGGCTTCTGATCAATGGTGGGTCAGTCCATTTGTAAAAGCAATTGAGGCTGGGATAAAAGGAGAATAA
- a CDS encoding Uma2 family endonuclease codes for MSETQTQLPTEIWIPASWQEYLQTLADLLDDQGKSYYYKGYMRLEMPPVSFDHGQDHVIIIFAVTLFATLTGIPATGLDTTTFRKTGVQDCQPDIAYYLREQAQSIPTGTGIVNLDRYPTPDLVIEIAKTSLLDDLGIKRSLYEDLNVSEYWVVDVQNAQIIAYAMADQGSKRIQESQVLPGLVIAILEEALRRSREMSQSEVCAWLLCQFQQNAG; via the coding sequence ATGAGTGAAACTCAAACCCAGTTACCGACAGAGATATGGATTCCTGCTTCTTGGCAAGAATATTTACAAACACTTGCTGACTTACTGGATGACCAAGGGAAAAGTTATTACTACAAAGGATATATGAGGCTGGAAATGCCACCAGTTAGTTTTGATCATGGTCAAGACCATGTGATAATTATCTTCGCAGTCACTCTGTTTGCAACTCTGACAGGAATCCCAGCCACAGGTTTAGACACCACTACTTTTCGGAAAACTGGTGTACAGGATTGTCAACCAGATATAGCATATTACCTCAGAGAACAGGCTCAAAGTATCCCAACTGGTACAGGAATTGTCAACCTCGATCGCTACCCTACACCGGATTTAGTTATTGAGATTGCGAAAACATCGCTGTTGGATGACTTGGGGATAAAGCGATCGCTCTACGAGGACTTAAATGTGTCAGAATATTGGGTAGTAGATGTGCAGAATGCCCAAATCATTGCCTATGCTATGGCAGATCAAGGTAGTAAACGGATTCAAGAATCGCAAGTATTACCTGGATTGGTAATTGCCATTTTAGAGGAAGCCTTACGCCGTAGCCGGGAAATGAGCCAATCGGAAGTTTGTGCTTGGTTACTGTGCCAGTTTCAACAAAATGCGGGTTGA
- a CDS encoding class I SAM-dependent methyltransferase: MSDKSRVSSSKSLHYSDKWQQSIAQVAYRFNQQYQNQPFELPAEVEEMPIYREWKTGILSGKIVSPFWDIAQPKKNQHCLDIGCGVSFLIYPWRDWQAFFYGQEISNIATDTLNSRGSQLNSKLFKGVKLAPAHHLDYELSYFDLAIATGFSCYFPLEYWSAVLSEVKRVLKPEGFFVFDILNVETPLAEDWAVLETYLGAEVFLEPVAEWEKIIKAAGAKVVTRQSGELFDLYKIRF; the protein is encoded by the coding sequence ATGTCTGACAAAAGCCGTGTGTCCTCATCAAAAAGTCTCCATTACTCAGACAAATGGCAACAAAGCATAGCACAAGTAGCTTATCGCTTTAATCAACAGTACCAAAATCAACCCTTTGAACTGCCAGCCGAAGTGGAGGAAATGCCCATCTATCGGGAGTGGAAGACGGGGATATTGTCAGGAAAAATTGTGTCTCCTTTCTGGGATATTGCTCAACCTAAAAAAAATCAGCACTGTTTAGATATTGGCTGTGGTGTCAGCTTTTTAATCTATCCTTGGCGAGATTGGCAAGCGTTTTTCTATGGGCAAGAAATCAGTAATATCGCTACAGATACTCTTAACTCCCGTGGTTCTCAACTGAATTCTAAGCTGTTCAAAGGTGTCAAGTTAGCCCCAGCTCATCATTTAGATTATGAGCTATCTTATTTTGATTTAGCGATCGCCACCGGTTTTAGCTGCTATTTTCCCCTAGAATACTGGAGTGCTGTACTCTCAGAAGTCAAACGGGTGTTGAAGCCAGAGGGATTTTTTGTGTTTGACATCCTCAATGTAGAAACGCCTTTGGCTGAAGATTGGGCAGTTTTAGAAACGTACCTGGGTGCGGAAGTCTTTCTAGAACCTGTAGCCGAATGGGAAAAAATTATCAAAGCGGCTGGCGCTAAGGTGGTTACACGACAATCAGGGGAGTTATTTGATTTATATAAAATACGGTTTTAA
- a CDS encoding SDR family oxidoreductase has protein sequence MKQTQKEQYKQTALITGAANGIGYELAYIFAQNGYNLVLVDRLDRKLQEIAVRFQDKFDIFVKTIVKDLSISTAPNEIFLELQQENIQVDVLVNNAGFGTYGLFNETNLKDELEMLQVNLVCLTHLTKLFLKDMVKQGAGKILNVASAAAFQPGPLMAVYFATKAYVLSFSEALANELEGTGVTVTVLCPGTTHSAFHERTGMADSKLMQGKRIMDAQTVANIGYQALMKGKTIVIPGLINKMLAKSIRFIPRNLVTKIVRSMQENK, from the coding sequence ATGAAGCAAACACAAAAAGAACAATACAAGCAAACTGCTCTAATTACTGGTGCAGCCAATGGTATTGGTTACGAATTAGCGTATATTTTTGCTCAGAATGGTTACAATCTGGTGTTGGTAGATAGACTTGACAGAAAACTGCAAGAAATTGCTGTGAGATTTCAAGATAAATTTGATATTTTTGTCAAAACCATTGTCAAAGATTTATCTATATCCACAGCTCCTAATGAAATTTTCTTAGAGTTACAACAAGAAAATATCCAAGTTGATGTGCTGGTAAATAATGCTGGATTTGGTACATATGGATTATTCAATGAAACTAACCTGAAAGATGAATTAGAAATGCTTCAGGTAAATTTAGTTTGTTTAACTCATCTGACTAAGTTATTCCTGAAAGATATGGTTAAACAAGGTGCAGGTAAAATCTTAAATGTTGCTTCGGCGGCTGCTTTTCAACCAGGGCCTTTAATGGCAGTTTATTTTGCCACTAAAGCCTACGTTTTATCTTTTTCAGAAGCACTGGCTAATGAATTAGAAGGTACAGGTGTAACTGTAACAGTTCTGTGTCCAGGGACGACACACTCTGCTTTTCACGAAAGAACGGGAATGGCCGACTCTAAACTGATGCAGGGGAAAAGAATCATGGATGCACAAACAGTGGCAAATATTGGTTATCAGGCTTTAATGAAGGGTAAAACAATTGTCATTCCTGGACTAATCAATAAAATGCTCGCTAAAAGCATCAGGTTTATACCCAGGAATCTAGTCACAAAAATTGTGAGAAGTATGCAGGAAAATAAATAG
- a CDS encoding MBL fold metallo-hydrolase, producing MKLLHRLDLYGWSTFNPARNIDFNGIAWIRPDGNILIDPVALSNHDWKHLESLGGVVWIVLTNSDHVRSAKEIADQTYAKIAAPVSERESFPIYCDRWLSDGDELVSGLQVIELHGSKTPGELALLLEETTLIVGDLVRAYQAGRLDILPDEKLLNRQQAIASVQRLAALEKVEAVLVGDGWSVFRDGHERLQELLTELE from the coding sequence ATGAAATTACTACACCGTCTCGATTTATATGGCTGGTCTACTTTCAATCCTGCCAGAAATATTGATTTCAATGGGATTGCTTGGATTCGTCCTGATGGTAACATCTTGATTGATCCGGTAGCTTTATCAAATCATGACTGGAAACATTTGGAATCTCTCGGTGGTGTGGTTTGGATTGTGCTGACAAATTCTGATCATGTCAGATCCGCAAAGGAAATTGCCGATCAAACCTATGCTAAGATTGCTGCACCTGTCAGTGAACGAGAATCTTTTCCTATATACTGCGATCGCTGGCTATCTGATGGTGATGAACTTGTATCAGGACTCCAGGTAATTGAACTCCACGGTTCTAAAACTCCTGGTGAATTAGCATTATTGTTAGAGGAGACAACTTTAATTGTCGGGGATTTAGTACGGGCTTATCAAGCAGGTAGGTTAGATATTTTACCTGATGAAAAGTTGCTGAATAGACAGCAAGCAATTGCTTCAGTACAGAGATTAGCTGCATTAGAGAAGGTGGAAGCAGTGTTAGTCGGAGATGGTTGGTCAGTGTTTCGGGATGGACACGAAAGGTTACAAGAACTGTTAACAGAGTTGGAATAA
- a CDS encoding SemiSWEET transporter, which translates to MDFITFLGLLAAALTTFSFLPQMWQTWQTKSAKDVSFVMLITFISGIFLWLIYGIILQSLPIILANSVTLFFNFIILWLKIRYR; encoded by the coding sequence ATGGATTTTATTACATTTTTAGGATTATTAGCGGCTGCATTAACCACCTTCTCATTCTTGCCGCAAATGTGGCAAACATGGCAAACAAAATCAGCCAAAGATGTTTCTTTTGTGATGTTAATTACATTTATCAGTGGAATTTTTTTATGGTTAATCTATGGTATTATTCTCCAATCGTTACCAATTATTTTGGCTAATAGTGTAACTTTATTTTTTAACTTTATAATTTTATGGCTTAAAATTAGATATAGATAA